In the genome of Hevea brasiliensis isolate MT/VB/25A 57/8 chromosome 14, ASM3005281v1, whole genome shotgun sequence, the window AAAATAAGGACGAGGAACAACAACATCACATTAGAGTAGAATAAACATTGTAAATAACTAAAAAACCTCTAAAATGCCTATGGTACAGGAACAACAGGAATTGAATTTTCTATTGGCTTCTTTACATAATTACTCTTTGGATTGTAGCCGTGGAGAGAGAGATTCTTCATTAGATTGATAAGAGTCATGGGATTAGTACTTTTCTTGATCGTCAAATCATCATCACATTTCCTATCTCCTGCTTTTATATGCTTCTGCACGATAAAAATAGAGTTGCAAAATTAGCAACTAAAAATGAACAAACATTAAGCAGAATTCAGCTAACTTCCATAGCAGTCGGCAAATTTAAAATGGAGCACTAATACAATTCACAGCAGTCATTCAATTTTAGTTAAAGTGTCTAGGCAAGACTTAAGGTTTAGTTGTTGTTGTATCTAGGCAAGATCCCTAACATTGCACAGCAAAATTCATAGAATTCAGCTACTAGTCCAAAACTGATAACAATAAGATCATGATTTTAACAATAGCAAATTTTAGGGAATAAATGCATCTTCTCAGAAGATGCAATGGTCAAACCTGAATTGTTGACAAAACTATAAGGCTAGTTTTCGAGAGTGAACTTGCAGAAACTCACCATTTTCTTGTatctccatttgcaaagttgcagGCTTATTGTTCTTTTTAGTGTGTAGAGATTTCTCTCGATTTTCATAGAAATTGAAGTCATCCAACAATGAGGTCTTAGCTGAATAACTCTTAAATATATTCAGCATTTCCAAACCTTGCTAAAGTCCAATCTGCAAGTTATTATAACAAATCGTGTCAATCCAACCTTTAATATATTCAACAAGAACAGAGGCCACCATGCACAAGTTTCTATTCTAGCAGCATCTTTTGCCAGATATATTGAAATATCAAGCCTAAATTTTATAGTACAACCACTGAAAATAACAGAAAAATGGCAACATGATCTGCTAAGTTGAGTTTTTAATGCAGGGGAACCATATGCACAGCATATTGCAGAAGACTTCCACAAATAGAAGCTGTTGTGTAAGAGAACAGGTCTTTTCTCAAAACCACGAACTTCAAAAATAgagagtagttttttttttttttttttttttttttttgaggttaacaTGAACTTAAAAATATTTCTGCTCCATTCCCAACATGACAAGGTCAGGTATAACAAATATTCATTGTAAAGCAGTACTACCATGAAGTAAACACAATTTTCGACAATCAATATGTATTTAGTTCTAGCCATAtttcttaaaatataatataacaaATTAGAAGATGTAAATGTAGAGCAGACTGGCTTTCACAACAGAAACATCAGAAGACAATTGAGTTCTAAAGCAAAGGAGATACCTCTTAAGTGTCTCTGCTATAAGTAACAGGCCGCCTACAATTATTTTCAAGATCTCTGTTCTGCTTCACGGAATGCTGCATCTACTTCTTATTGCCATTTGGAGTGCTTGCCCATACATCATATTTAATGCTCTTATGAATGTCATCTTCATTGTAAGATTTGATAACATAGAACTTAGCATCTGCGTACTTAGTTTCAAAATCTGGTTTGTTATACTGATCTCTTTGTACAGTGATTCCCAAGTCTTCCTTGACAGcagactccagagaaggaaatTTGTTAGAGCCCCTAGGACCAGAAGTTAgttcatttgaggtttcaaaatcACTGTTTTTATAGAATCTGTCTCCAGATTTATTTCTATCATTTCCATTCCATATCCTTCCGTTCTGTCTATAGTTCATAAGACAATTATGCGGGAATAGACCATGTTTTTGGATAGAAAAAGGAGGCAAATTTCCTACAGGATGGTATCCTTTCGAGAGACCTGCTGAGAAATCAGAACCCAATGCAGACACCTGTAACAAAAAAAGTTAAATTAGCAAAAACACTCAAAACTGAAGACTAGTGATGACCAACAAGCACAACAAACTTCAAAATCAATTCTTTTTGGGAAGGTTTAAAGATATAGACATAAAAAGTAAGAATATTTCATACCTTGTTTAAAGGTCTGATTGCTTGTGTATTTGTAGACTTAGAGGATTTGCCAGCAGTATTGTCATTAGACTTCATAGAGTTAAAACCACTGGACTTGGCAAAAGTAGAAGCTGATCCATATTTTCCATTTTGAGAACCAGTATTGCCATTTGAGACATCACTAAAATATGCTGAATCCCATGAATAGCAAGGCATGGCTTCTGATCCATAGAAAACAGAATGTGGAAGGTATCCAGGTGAAGAAAAATATGCTCGTTGACCAACACTTTGCCCATCTACCCCAACCACTGCCCCAGAAGCATATGGATTATAGCAGGTAAATAATAGACTAGTGATCCATTGTCTGATTGCATCCCTGATGTGATCAACCGATACACTAGTATCAATTATCAACAAGACACAATTATACAAAACTACCCTTATCAGCCAAGCAGAACGAGACATAGTTTTGCCTAATTTTTGCAAATAGAAATGAAAGTATACGCCAGAAGAACATACCATATGAGATCCATCTGCTTGAAAATAACCATGATCATCCAATTGTGTGAAGGATCCATTATACTCTGCAACAAAGAGTAAGTTTAAGAAATAATA includes:
- the LOC110644456 gene encoding uncharacterized protein LOC110644456, translated to MIYCASGKDGLPCGSTSFSCFSRDATSNTKGEVDGNSSIKGETDQESVGDLGIYNPPTSSYNYYYPEYNGSFTQLDDHGYFQADGSHMVCSSGVYFHFYLQKLGKTMSRSAWLIRVVLYNCVLLIIDTSVSVDHIRDAIRQWITSLLFTCYNPYASGAVVGVDGQSVGQRAYFSSPGYLPHSVFYGSEAMPCYSWDSAYFSDVSNGNTGSQNGKYGSASTFAKSSGFNSMKSNDNTAGKSSKSTNTQAIRPLNKVSALGSDFSAGLSKGYHPVGNLPPFSIQKHGLFPHNCLMNYRQNGRIWNGNDRNKSGDRFYKNSDFETSNELTSGPRGSNKFPSLESAVKEDLGITVQRDQYNKPDFETKYADAKFYVIKSYNEDDIHKSIKYDVWASTPNGNKKLDISIYLAKDAARIETCAWWPLFLLNILKKHIKAGDRKCDDDLTIKKSTNPMTLINLMKNLSLHGYNPKSNYVKKPIENSIPVVPSSLSQMTIERQMIELQKIAVICKSKAIKNAKK